The Bdellovibrio sp. NC01 genome includes the window TAAAGACGGGAAAATTTCATGAAAAAATTAGTTTCGTCCTTGGCCCTAATTCTATTTTTTGGTTTTGCAACGGCCCATGCCGCGGATCGCACGGACCCTGAAGTCGTTTCGACGGTTGATTTCGCAAAGTATGCGGGTATGTGGTATGAGATCGCTCATGCACCAAACTTCTTTCAGCGTGGTTGTGTACGCTCGACAGCTGAATACGCCGTTCAGTCTGCGGTTTCAGTTTCCGTGAAGAACACTTGCTACAAAGCAAATGGCTCAAAGAGCGATATCACGGGTGAAGCAAAGGTCGTGGACTCGGCTGTGCCAGCAAAACTTAAGGTTCGTTTCAACTTTTTTGCTCGCGGTGATTATTGGATCGTGGATTTGGATCCGGACTATCAGTGGTCCGTTGTCAGTGGGCCAAATAAGAAGTCACTGTTTATCCTGTCCCGCCAGGCTCCGATGGATGAACAGATCTTAAATTCAATCATCGTCAGACTGAAGCAACGCGGTTTCAATGTTGATGACCTTATTTATGACCAGTATTGATCAATGAAAATCATCGTTGTTATTGGCACTCTAATTTTGCTGGGAGGATGTGGAACGATGTCTTCGACAAAACCACTACCAACGGTTTCCCATGTCGACATTTCCAGATTCATGGGAGATTGGTACGTCGTTGCAAATATCCCAACCTTCGTTGAAAAGGGCGCCACAAACGCGATCGAATCATACTCGTGGAATGAAAAAGAAAATCGGATCGACGTTGATTTTCGCTTTAATGCCGACACGCCGAAAGGTCCTGTAAAGCGCTATCCTCAAAAAGCTTGGATCTATGACAAGAATACAAATGCTGAATGGAGAGTGCAGCCTTGGTGGCCTCTTAAGTTTTCGTATCTTATCATAGATCTGGCACCTGATTATTCGTACACGGTGATCGGGGTTCCAAGTCGTAACTACGTATGGATAATGGCGCGAAAGCCAGTGATGGATTCCGCGCTTTTTGCAGAGGTTGTTTCTAAGGTGCAGTCTTTTGGTTACGACACTTCAAAAATACAAAAGGTGCCGCAAATTTGGTAATTCAGGTTAGGTCTTTCAAATAACTTTGAAATTCACTCATAGAGGAGAAAATCACGACATCACGTTTTAAATTCAATTTTAGCTGAGCAGTATTTCTTCCAGCCAGAAGAAATACGATCTGCGAAGGCAGGTTTCTGTCCAAGAAGTTAATGTAACTAAAAAGACTTTCCTTCGCGCCTTCATTTTCTGACACCGTGCTTGAGATTAAAAGATGAGTGGCATCGTAGCGGAGGCACGTTTCACTCAGGTCTTTTTTCGGGGTGCTTGGTCCTAGATATAATGTTTTTAAGCCTTCAATTCGGCTTAAGCTTGAAGCGAAAGAGATTCCTAAATCGTGTAAATCTCCTTCTGGCGTGGTCATAACCAAGCGTGATTTCGCTTTAGTTTTTTTGCTTTCCTTTTGTACGAGAATTAATTGTTCTTTGATAAATGCAGATAAAATGTGTTCTTGCCCGACAGTAAGCTGTCCGTGTGCTACCTGTTGGCCGATCTGGCCAGCAAGTGGGGTAAGGAGGTTGGCAATAAACATATCCGGTTTTAAGTCGCGTCTCTTTTTATGAAGAAGATCCGCAACTTCATCCCATTTAAACAGGTGGGCAAGATCCAAGATTTTATATATGGACTCGACATGTTTGTTGGCGGGAGCGGCAGTTGCATTAGCGGTTTCTTGTTGTGGAAGGATTTTTTCTAAATCCGCTAAGTTGAGCTTGGCAATATTGCCGATCTTGTAGCCCTTGTCGATAAGGGCCTGTAATAAACGAGCCTTTTCGATGTCTTGACGAGAATAGAGTCTTCGTCCCGTTTCACTGCGCTTTGGTTTGAAAGCTTTATAACGTGTTTCCCAGCCGCGCAATGTAAACTCGGAAATCCCAGTAAGCTCAATAACTTGTCTAATCGAAAACGATTCATTTTTGGTCATCTAGTCTGATTGTACATCCTTCGCTATATTTGTATAGAAAAAACTATACAAAAATGAGAGAATAAGACATATCGCGTAGGTGAGGTGTCAAGTGAAGACAGCGGTAATCGGTGCAGGTATTAGCGGCTTGGGAGCGGCTTGGATTTTGAGTCAAGCTGACGAGGTACATCTTTTTGAGTCAGAAAGCCGTTTAGGTGGACACGCTCACACCGTGCACGTTAACGAAGGGGCTTCGAGTATTCCGGTAGATACCGGTTTTCTAGTCTATAATGAGCTGACATATCCGCACCTAACACGTTTTTTCAAAACCCTAAATGTCGACACAGTCGAATCTGACATGTCGTTAGCGATCAATGCACGTCACAAAAATTTGGAATGGGCAGGTACGAACCTCGATACGGTTTTTGCGCAACGGACAAATATTCTTCGTCCGGGTTTTCTGCGAATGCTATACGAGATCACGCGTTTTCATCGTGAGGCAGAGGCTAACAAGGAACTTGCTCATAAAAATAACTGGAGTCTTGGTCAATTGATTAAGGCGCGCGCGTACAGCGATGGCTTTAAGCGTGACTATCTTTTACCGATTGGCGCCGCCATTTGGTCGACTCCGGAGCGAGGCATGGAGGATTTTCCTGCCGAAACATTTTTGACGTTTTTTATTAATCATCGTCTTTTACAAATTAATGATCGCCCCATTTGGAGAACAGTTAAGGGCGGATCGATCGAGTACGTAAAAAAAGTCAGCCAACGAATTCCTTTCCTGCATTTGAATTCTCCAGTTCAAAATGTCGAAAGGCGCGCTGGAAAAGTTCTAGTTCGTACGGCTGGTGAATGTTTGGAGTTCGACCGAGTCGTTTTTGCGACCCATGCGCCAGTGACTTTGCGAATTTTAGAAAACGCCACGGAGCTAGAGCGAAGAGTTCTTGGCGGAATTAAAACCGCGGGCAATAAAACCTATTTGCATAAAGACAGTTCATTCATGCCTTCTCGTAAGAAGTGCTGGTCTTCCTGGAACGTGGTGGGTTCTCCAGACAGTCAAAGTCATGAAAATGTCTCTTTGACGTACTTCATCAACAAACTGCAACCACTTCCAACTGACCAAAATTTTTTCG containing:
- a CDS encoding NAD(P)/FAD-dependent oxidoreductase; amino-acid sequence: MKTAVIGAGISGLGAAWILSQADEVHLFESESRLGGHAHTVHVNEGASSIPVDTGFLVYNELTYPHLTRFFKTLNVDTVESDMSLAINARHKNLEWAGTNLDTVFAQRTNILRPGFLRMLYEITRFHREAEANKELAHKNNWSLGQLIKARAYSDGFKRDYLLPIGAAIWSTPERGMEDFPAETFLTFFINHRLLQINDRPIWRTVKGGSIEYVKKVSQRIPFLHLNSPVQNVERRAGKVLVRTAGECLEFDRVVFATHAPVTLRILENATELERRVLGGIKTAGNKTYLHKDSSFMPSRKKCWSSWNVVGSPDSQSHENVSLTYFINKLQPLPTDQNFFVTLNPRSPIQDVLREFTYEHPQFDRTAIEAQKSLATIQGQGGIYFAGAWTRYGFHEDGLLSAVRVGELLGMKAPWEVS
- a CDS encoding MerR family transcriptional regulator → MTKNESFSIRQVIELTGISEFTLRGWETRYKAFKPKRSETGRRLYSRQDIEKARLLQALIDKGYKIGNIAKLNLADLEKILPQQETANATAAPANKHVESIYKILDLAHLFKWDEVADLLHKKRRDLKPDMFIANLLTPLAGQIGQQVAHGQLTVGQEHILSAFIKEQLILVQKESKKTKAKSRLVMTTPEGDLHDLGISFASSLSRIEGLKTLYLGPSTPKKDLSETCLRYDATHLLISSTVSENEGAKESLFSYINFLDRNLPSQIVFLLAGRNTAQLKLNLKRDVVIFSSMSEFQSYLKDLT
- a CDS encoding lipocalin family protein — protein: MKIIVVIGTLILLGGCGTMSSTKPLPTVSHVDISRFMGDWYVVANIPTFVEKGATNAIESYSWNEKENRIDVDFRFNADTPKGPVKRYPQKAWIYDKNTNAEWRVQPWWPLKFSYLIIDLAPDYSYTVIGVPSRNYVWIMARKPVMDSALFAEVVSKVQSFGYDTSKIQKVPQIW
- a CDS encoding lipocalin family protein; amino-acid sequence: MKKLVSSLALILFFGFATAHAADRTDPEVVSTVDFAKYAGMWYEIAHAPNFFQRGCVRSTAEYAVQSAVSVSVKNTCYKANGSKSDITGEAKVVDSAVPAKLKVRFNFFARGDYWIVDLDPDYQWSVVSGPNKKSLFILSRQAPMDEQILNSIIVRLKQRGFNVDDLIYDQY